A portion of the Streptomyces coeruleoprunus genome contains these proteins:
- a CDS encoding acyl-CoA dehydrogenase family protein, which produces MDLERSAERDAFRAEARAWLEAHVPDPPPPSLETAEGFAAHRAWEAELHAGRWSVVSWPERYGGRGVDLVGWLAFEEEYYAAGAPGRVAQNGIHLLAPTLFDHGTPEQRERILPPMASGLTIWAQAWSEPEAGSDLASLRSRAVRADGGWLLHGHKTWSSRAAFADRAFGLFRTDPEARRHEGLTYLMFDLRAPGVTVRPVGRLDGRPAFAEVVLDGVFVPDEDVIGAPGDGWRIAMSATGHERGLLLRSPGRFLAAADRLVRLWRERGEDRGLRDRVADAVIGARAYQLFTLAHATAPEGMPAGAASLNKLFWSRYDIALHETALELLGPDGEFADTAWAEGYTFALAGPIYAGTNEIQRDIVAERLLGLPRGGRR; this is translated from the coding sequence ATGGACCTGGAGCGGTCGGCCGAGCGGGACGCCTTCCGGGCGGAGGCCCGCGCCTGGCTGGAGGCGCACGTGCCGGACCCGCCGCCGCCCTCACTGGAGACCGCGGAGGGCTTCGCCGCGCACCGGGCCTGGGAGGCCGAACTGCACGCCGGGCGCTGGTCGGTGGTGTCCTGGCCGGAGCGGTACGGCGGCCGGGGCGTGGACCTGGTCGGCTGGCTGGCCTTCGAGGAGGAGTACTACGCGGCGGGCGCGCCCGGCCGGGTCGCGCAGAACGGCATCCACCTCCTCGCGCCCACGCTGTTCGACCACGGCACGCCGGAGCAGCGGGAGCGGATCCTGCCGCCGATGGCGAGCGGCCTGACGATCTGGGCGCAGGCCTGGTCGGAGCCGGAGGCGGGCTCGGACCTGGCGTCGCTGCGGTCGCGCGCGGTGCGCGCGGACGGCGGGTGGCTGCTGCACGGGCACAAGACGTGGTCGTCCCGCGCCGCGTTCGCGGACCGGGCGTTCGGCCTCTTCCGCACGGACCCCGAGGCCCGGCGGCACGAGGGCCTGACGTACCTGATGTTCGACCTGCGCGCCCCGGGCGTCACCGTGCGGCCGGTGGGGCGCCTCGACGGGAGACCGGCGTTCGCCGAGGTGGTCCTCGACGGGGTGTTCGTGCCGGACGAGGACGTGATCGGCGCGCCCGGCGACGGCTGGCGCATCGCCATGTCGGCGACCGGCCACGAGCGGGGGCTGCTGCTGCGCTCCCCCGGCCGGTTCCTGGCCGCCGCGGACCGGCTCGTACGGCTGTGGCGGGAACGCGGCGAGGACCGGGGGCTGCGCGACCGGGTGGCGGACGCGGTGATCGGGGCGCGGGCGTACCAGCTGTTCACGCTGGCCCACGCCACCGCGCCCGAGGGCATGCCGGCGGGGGCGGCGAGCCTCAACAAGCTGTTCTGGTCCCGGTACGACATCGCCCTGCACGAGACGGCCCTGGAACTCCTCGGCCCGGACGGCGAGTTCGCCGACACCGCATGGGCCGAGGGCTACACGTTCGCGCTGGCGGGCCCCATCTACGCCGGGACGAACGAGATCCAGCGCGACATCGTCGCCGAGCGCCTGCTGGGCCTGCCGAGGGGCGGACGCCGATGA
- a CDS encoding SDR family oxidoreductase has protein sequence MRRVEPSYEPGHGLLAGRTAVVTAAAGTGIGGATARRLLEEGARVLVSDAHTRRLKETEEALAAAFGPAAVAARPCDVTDEAQVRALFEEAVRLHGRLDVVVNNAGLGGTAELADMTDDQWHRVLDVTLNGTFRCVRAALRHFRDAGDGSRGGVVVNNASVAGWRAQAGQAHYAAAKAGVMALTRCAALEAAPYGVRVNAVAPSLAMHPHLVRVTSAGLLDELTAREAFGRPAEPWEVANVIVFLASGYASYLTGETVSVSSQHP, from the coding sequence ATGCGCAGGGTCGAGCCTTCGTACGAGCCCGGTCACGGACTGCTGGCCGGGCGCACCGCCGTCGTCACCGCCGCCGCGGGCACCGGCATCGGGGGCGCCACCGCCCGCCGCCTCCTGGAGGAGGGCGCGAGGGTCCTCGTCAGCGACGCCCACACCCGCCGCCTGAAGGAGACGGAGGAGGCGCTCGCCGCCGCGTTCGGCCCCGCCGCCGTGGCCGCCCGGCCCTGTGACGTCACCGACGAGGCCCAGGTCCGTGCCCTGTTCGAGGAGGCCGTACGGCTCCACGGCCGCCTCGACGTCGTCGTCAACAACGCCGGCCTGGGCGGCACCGCCGAACTGGCCGACATGACCGACGACCAGTGGCACCGGGTCCTCGACGTGACCCTGAACGGCACGTTCCGCTGCGTACGGGCGGCCCTGCGGCACTTCCGCGACGCGGGTGACGGCAGCCGGGGCGGTGTGGTGGTGAACAACGCCTCCGTCGCCGGCTGGCGCGCCCAGGCCGGCCAGGCCCACTACGCCGCCGCCAAGGCCGGCGTCATGGCGCTCACCCGGTGCGCGGCCCTGGAGGCCGCCCCGTACGGCGTGCGCGTCAACGCCGTCGCCCCCAGCCTGGCCATGCACCCGCACCTGGTGAGGGTCACCTCCGCCGGACTGCTCGACGAGCTGACCGCGCGCGAGGCGTTCGGGCGGCCCGCCGAGCCCTGGGAGGTCGCCAACGTCATCGTCTTCCTGGCCAGCGGCTACGCCTCGTACCTCACGGGCGAGACGGTCTCGGTCAGCAGCCAGCACCCGTAG
- a CDS encoding VOC family protein — MSSLVRHVTIDCADAYALATFWSAVLDAPLSDDDHPGDPEALVQAPGGGLLFITVPEKKTVKNRVHLDLQPQDRTRDEEVERLLGLGATLISDQRRPDGTGWAVLADPEGNEFCVERSKAERNPA; from the coding sequence ATGAGTTCCCTTGTGAGACATGTGACCATCGACTGCGCCGACGCCTACGCCCTGGCGACCTTCTGGTCCGCCGTGCTCGACGCGCCCCTCTCCGACGACGACCACCCCGGCGACCCCGAGGCGCTGGTGCAGGCGCCGGGCGGGGGGCTGCTCTTCATCACGGTCCCCGAGAAGAAGACCGTCAAGAACCGGGTCCACCTCGACCTCCAGCCCCAGGACCGCACGCGCGACGAGGAGGTCGAACGCCTGCTGGGCCTGGGCGCCACCCTGATCTCCGACCAGCGCCGCCCGGACGGCACGGGTTGGGCGGTCCTGGCGGACCCGGAGGGCAACGAATTCTGCGTCGAACGCAGCAAGGCCGAACGCAACCCGGCCTGA
- a CDS encoding TIR domain-containing protein — MPGRALSNGEPDLHAQPLDFFISYSPADEAWASWIAWTLEEAGYRTVVQAWDFVPGSNFIDFMDRGVSESAAVIAVLSRHYERSLYGRMEWTAALRADPEAPERRLLTVRVDDIPVEGLLATITYVDLVGVADAAAARTLLLARVEQALDGHARPARRPGYPGDAATARTTGRPLAPEVRLPAQRWLGGPGWAGRRRPTRAPRYPQDPQPTAAQDAVTVLHLAGPDFGRGREPDALAREIRGDLIVLRNSGAPAPDLLVVTGDLTASGSPRECDQALSFLTSLRAQLDLPPQRVVVIPGAQDVNQAACRAYFHTCEADEVAPQPPYWPKWRHYTRLFRSLYHGLDTVFDSDQPWTLFPVPELNTVVAGFNSSLAHSHRLEDQYGHIGRDQAAWFAEALRPYEEEGWLRVGALRHPLTHATRPGDAPGGPGALEDTATLTELAGPRLHLLLHGPTGGPRSTGTVPSHTRLPGTGADPKGGLPVLGAAAPARFQLLKLTADGITRWYDRGRGRPGHATGHGPARTDHHAGHHGAGVADAPPEAPADTFPATWPRAARIFPAAQPPGPAVPPEPVHERAPFDDTPADSLTERVKEVCLARRDGVRLRDVPRRTSADMAQIMVTWREEGVVRQQRIAVHPGTPGDDQLDRFLAQLHAAGPGAEAELVHDGAAPDPALRERAVRHGVRVRSFLEFQGLLDLRGYVAAQTAGLLASEQYAPMRYLPQRYRDADRPDSDASAEHDNLVEDLLELLEADHGRFVLLLGDFGHGKTFALRELARRIPDELPHLTPLFIPLNTLDRAHSLEGLVAAHLAGHHVDTIDLRALRYMLAQGRVVLLFDGFDELVNRVSYDRAADHLQVLLDAAVDNAKIVVSSRTQHFKSHEQILTALGERVGLLPQRRILSVEGFTPDQIRSYLAKTYGDEEAAAGRFRLLENIPDLLGLCRNPRLLSFVAQLATDRLRAVAGAGRALSPARLYEDIFTSWLQFEERRGSKGPGAPPALGLDELWAAVTALARRLWESGRTALRHDELTDAVADTLSRLTVPSRTADPGVGRSPQELGHSVGAGSLLVRTDDGLFHFIHSSVEEWLIAREAARRLAEGHDDLLHTRPLSRLAVEFLCDLADHEACARWVRRTLDGTAGDAGTRRAAGDAARANAVRIGDRLRVPAHADLRGARLAGEDLSHRDFTDVDLTGADLTDTRLVGANLAGADLTDARLVGARLDRADLRGATLTGADLRRARLTRADLRGATLTGSRWHRAALVDPVLDDATRAAPELRTAALAPGMPVDAGFRPSSVGVPYGFGMRVSRLPEPIAYSPDGELLLVGSEDGGILVCAADSGRALRTLQGHEGRVYAVKAAPSVIASGGSDGVVRLWDPVSGECRHRIDVHPDGVWPVVLDEAGTLLATGDAEGLVTVWDVATGRPVHRLPGHRAPVYTAVFAPDGRSLVTGDAAAGVRVWSLETGTCVRRLPGHRGAVYRIRFSPDGSLVATADRGDGAGGTVRIWQADDGRLRQEFGGHTGRVYTLDFHPGGRLLVSGDTEGQVRLWDPLVGTSLGSLERCPGAVYQVRFDPGGSHLAACDSDGTVRLWTVAPVPRGGHTVTLHGRQPLQHRGSAWACAFHPYEPQLLTVGNDGGAQVWETATGQGRRILRGHGRRVGGVAFSGDGAHLATCGSDGAVRLWDTRTGCRTRELNGRGDRLVSAVFNPARPVLATASSDGRVHLWNQDTGEFLRELGAETEHVWATAFNTTGDLLATANDDDTVRLWYRSTGTRVATLDRHRGRVRSIAFHRDGDLLATGCDDSLVRLWQAREGHLTAELAGHDDRVYGVAFGPGDAWLASASWDGTVIVWRDGEARLRLRAGAGKLWTVAAHPTRPVVAAAGDQRNVTLWNADSGAPLAELTGHTGRILSIAFSPDGTALASGAEDGTVRLWNLPAGGGAPSPRATLIGVPDGWATLTPSGGYKYEGDVAGEFWHVVGMFRFAPGELDDHLPGVRRMPLGEEL; from the coding sequence ATGCCTGGACGCGCGCTGTCGAACGGTGAACCGGACCTCCACGCACAGCCCCTGGACTTCTTCATCAGCTACTCCCCGGCCGACGAGGCCTGGGCCTCCTGGATCGCCTGGACCCTGGAGGAGGCCGGGTACCGGACGGTCGTCCAGGCCTGGGACTTCGTCCCGGGCAGCAACTTCATCGACTTCATGGACCGCGGCGTGAGCGAGTCCGCCGCCGTCATCGCCGTCCTCTCCCGCCACTACGAGCGGTCCCTGTACGGCCGGATGGAGTGGACGGCCGCCCTGCGCGCCGACCCCGAGGCGCCCGAGCGGCGGCTGCTCACCGTCCGCGTCGACGACATCCCCGTCGAAGGGCTCCTCGCCACCATCACGTACGTCGACCTCGTCGGCGTCGCCGACGCGGCCGCCGCCCGCACGCTGCTGCTCGCCCGCGTCGAGCAGGCCCTCGACGGGCACGCCCGCCCCGCCCGCCGCCCCGGCTACCCCGGCGACGCCGCCACCGCCCGCACCACGGGCCGGCCCCTCGCGCCCGAGGTGCGACTGCCCGCCCAGCGCTGGCTCGGCGGCCCCGGCTGGGCCGGCCGCAGACGACCCACCCGCGCACCGCGCTACCCCCAGGACCCGCAGCCCACCGCCGCCCAGGACGCCGTCACCGTCCTGCACCTCGCCGGACCCGACTTCGGGCGCGGCCGCGAACCCGACGCCCTGGCCCGCGAGATCCGCGGCGACCTCATCGTCCTGCGCAACAGCGGCGCCCCCGCCCCCGACCTGCTCGTCGTCACCGGCGACCTCACCGCGTCCGGCAGCCCCCGCGAGTGCGACCAGGCCCTGAGCTTCCTCACCTCCCTGCGCGCCCAGCTCGACCTGCCCCCGCAGCGCGTCGTCGTCATCCCCGGCGCCCAGGACGTCAACCAGGCCGCCTGCCGCGCCTACTTCCACACCTGCGAGGCCGACGAGGTCGCCCCGCAGCCGCCCTACTGGCCCAAGTGGCGCCACTACACCCGGCTGTTCCGCAGCCTCTACCACGGCCTCGACACCGTCTTCGACAGCGACCAGCCCTGGACGCTGTTCCCCGTCCCCGAACTGAACACCGTCGTCGCCGGATTCAACTCGTCGCTCGCCCACAGCCACCGCCTGGAGGACCAGTACGGGCACATCGGCCGTGACCAGGCCGCCTGGTTCGCCGAGGCACTGCGCCCGTACGAGGAGGAGGGCTGGCTCCGCGTCGGGGCCCTGCGCCACCCGCTCACCCACGCCACCCGCCCCGGCGACGCGCCCGGCGGCCCCGGCGCCCTGGAGGACACCGCGACGCTCACCGAACTGGCCGGGCCCCGCCTCCACCTGCTGCTCCACGGCCCGACCGGAGGCCCCCGCTCCACCGGCACCGTCCCCAGCCACACCCGCCTCCCCGGCACCGGGGCCGACCCCAAGGGCGGACTGCCCGTCCTCGGCGCCGCCGCCCCCGCCCGCTTCCAGCTCCTCAAGCTCACCGCCGACGGCATCACCCGCTGGTACGACCGCGGCCGCGGCCGCCCCGGCCACGCCACGGGCCACGGCCCCGCCAGGACCGACCACCACGCCGGCCACCACGGCGCCGGCGTCGCGGACGCGCCGCCCGAGGCCCCGGCCGACACCTTCCCCGCCACCTGGCCCCGCGCCGCCCGGATCTTCCCCGCCGCGCAGCCGCCCGGGCCCGCGGTCCCGCCCGAACCCGTCCACGAGCGCGCCCCGTTCGACGACACGCCCGCCGACTCCCTCACCGAACGCGTCAAGGAGGTGTGCCTCGCCCGCCGCGACGGCGTCCGGCTGCGCGACGTACCCCGCCGCACCTCCGCCGACATGGCCCAGATCATGGTCACCTGGCGCGAGGAGGGCGTCGTACGCCAGCAGCGCATCGCCGTCCACCCCGGCACCCCGGGCGACGACCAGCTCGACCGGTTCCTCGCCCAGCTCCACGCCGCCGGACCCGGCGCCGAGGCGGAACTCGTCCACGACGGGGCCGCCCCCGACCCGGCCTTACGCGAACGGGCCGTCCGGCACGGCGTACGCGTGCGCAGCTTCCTGGAGTTCCAGGGCCTGCTCGACCTGCGCGGCTACGTCGCCGCCCAGACCGCCGGCCTCCTCGCCAGCGAGCAGTACGCCCCCATGCGCTACCTGCCCCAGCGCTACCGCGACGCCGACCGGCCCGACTCCGACGCCTCCGCCGAGCACGACAACCTCGTCGAGGACCTGCTGGAGCTGCTGGAGGCCGACCACGGCCGGTTCGTCCTGCTCCTCGGCGACTTCGGGCACGGCAAGACCTTCGCCCTGCGCGAGCTGGCCCGCCGCATCCCCGACGAACTCCCGCACCTCACCCCGCTGTTCATCCCCCTCAACACCCTCGACCGGGCCCACAGCCTCGAAGGGCTCGTCGCCGCCCACCTCGCCGGCCACCACGTCGACACCATCGACCTGCGCGCCCTGCGCTACATGCTCGCCCAGGGCAGGGTCGTCCTCCTCTTCGACGGCTTCGACGAACTCGTCAACCGGGTCAGCTACGACCGCGCCGCCGACCACCTGCAGGTCCTCCTCGACGCCGCCGTCGACAACGCCAAGATCGTCGTCTCCAGCCGCACCCAGCACTTCAAGTCCCACGAGCAGATCCTCACCGCGCTCGGCGAGCGCGTCGGCCTGCTGCCCCAGCGGCGCATCCTGTCCGTCGAGGGCTTCACACCGGACCAGATCCGCTCGTACCTCGCCAAGACCTACGGCGACGAGGAGGCCGCCGCCGGCCGCTTCCGGCTCCTGGAGAACATCCCCGACCTGCTCGGACTGTGCCGCAACCCGCGGCTGCTGTCCTTCGTCGCCCAGCTCGCCACCGACCGGCTGCGGGCCGTCGCCGGAGCCGGCCGCGCCCTCAGCCCCGCCCGCCTCTACGAGGACATCTTCACCTCCTGGCTCCAGTTCGAGGAGCGGCGCGGAAGCAAGGGACCGGGCGCCCCGCCCGCCCTGGGCCTCGACGAACTGTGGGCCGCCGTCACCGCCCTCGCCCGCCGCCTGTGGGAGAGCGGCCGCACCGCGCTGCGCCACGACGAGCTGACCGACGCCGTCGCCGACACCCTCAGCCGCCTCACCGTCCCCTCCCGCACCGCGGACCCGGGCGTCGGCCGCTCCCCGCAGGAACTCGGCCACTCCGTCGGCGCCGGCAGCCTCCTCGTCCGCACCGACGACGGGCTGTTCCACTTCATCCACAGCTCCGTCGAGGAGTGGCTGATCGCCCGCGAGGCCGCCCGCCGCCTCGCCGAAGGACACGACGACCTCCTCCACACCCGGCCCCTCAGCAGGCTCGCCGTCGAGTTCCTCTGCGACCTCGCCGACCACGAGGCCTGCGCCCGCTGGGTCCGCCGGACCCTCGACGGCACCGCCGGCGACGCCGGAACCCGCCGCGCCGCCGGCGACGCCGCCCGCGCCAACGCCGTCCGCATCGGCGACCGCCTGCGCGTCCCCGCCCACGCCGACCTGCGCGGGGCCCGGCTCGCCGGCGAGGACCTGTCCCACCGCGACTTCACCGACGTCGACCTGACCGGCGCCGACCTCACCGACACCCGCCTCGTCGGCGCCAACCTGGCGGGCGCCGACCTCACCGACGCCCGGCTCGTCGGCGCCCGCCTCGACCGCGCCGACCTGCGCGGCGCCACCCTCACCGGCGCCGACCTGCGGCGCGCCCGCCTCACCCGGGCCGATCTGCGCGGTGCGACGCTCACCGGCAGCCGCTGGCACCGCGCCGCCCTCGTCGACCCGGTCCTCGACGACGCCACCCGCGCCGCCCCCGAGCTGCGCACCGCGGCCCTCGCCCCCGGCATGCCCGTCGACGCCGGCTTCCGCCCCTCGTCCGTCGGCGTCCCCTACGGCTTCGGCATGCGCGTCAGCCGCCTGCCCGAGCCGATCGCGTACAGCCCCGACGGCGAACTCCTCCTCGTCGGCAGCGAGGACGGCGGCATCCTCGTGTGCGCCGCCGACAGCGGCCGCGCCCTGCGCACCCTCCAGGGCCACGAAGGGCGCGTGTACGCCGTGAAGGCCGCCCCGTCCGTCATCGCCAGCGGCGGCTCCGACGGCGTCGTACGCCTCTGGGACCCCGTCTCCGGCGAGTGCCGCCACCGCATCGACGTCCACCCCGACGGCGTCTGGCCGGTCGTCCTCGACGAGGCCGGCACCCTGCTCGCCACCGGTGACGCCGAGGGCCTGGTCACCGTGTGGGACGTGGCCACCGGACGGCCCGTGCACCGGCTGCCCGGCCACCGCGCGCCCGTCTACACGGCCGTGTTCGCCCCCGACGGTCGCTCCCTCGTCACCGGCGACGCGGCGGCCGGCGTCCGCGTGTGGTCCCTGGAGACCGGTACGTGCGTCCGCCGGCTGCCCGGCCACCGGGGCGCCGTGTACCGCATCCGGTTCAGCCCGGACGGCTCGCTCGTCGCCACCGCCGACCGCGGCGACGGCGCCGGCGGGACGGTACGGATCTGGCAGGCCGACGACGGGCGGCTGCGCCAGGAGTTCGGCGGCCACACCGGGCGGGTCTACACCCTGGACTTCCACCCCGGCGGGCGGCTCCTCGTCAGCGGCGACACCGAAGGCCAGGTACGGCTGTGGGACCCGCTCGTCGGGACGTCGCTCGGCTCGCTGGAGCGCTGCCCCGGCGCCGTCTACCAGGTCCGGTTCGACCCCGGCGGCTCCCACCTCGCCGCCTGCGACAGCGACGGCACCGTCCGGCTGTGGACGGTCGCGCCCGTCCCGCGCGGCGGCCACACCGTCACCCTGCACGGCCGCCAGCCGCTCCAGCACCGCGGCTCCGCCTGGGCCTGCGCCTTCCACCCGTACGAACCCCAGCTGCTGACCGTCGGCAACGACGGCGGCGCCCAGGTCTGGGAGACCGCCACCGGCCAGGGCAGGCGCATCCTGCGCGGCCACGGGCGGCGCGTCGGCGGCGTCGCGTTCAGCGGCGACGGCGCCCACCTGGCGACCTGCGGCAGCGACGGGGCCGTACGGCTGTGGGACACCCGCACCGGGTGCCGCACCCGGGAGCTGAACGGGCGCGGCGACCGCCTGGTCTCCGCCGTGTTCAACCCCGCCCGCCCCGTCCTCGCCACCGCCAGCAGCGACGGCCGGGTCCATCTGTGGAACCAGGACACGGGCGAGTTCCTGCGCGAGCTCGGCGCGGAGACCGAGCACGTGTGGGCCACCGCGTTCAACACCACCGGCGACCTGCTGGCCACCGCCAACGACGACGACACCGTCCGCCTCTGGTACCGCTCCACCGGCACCCGCGTCGCCACCCTCGACCGGCACCGCGGCCGCGTCCGGTCCATCGCCTTCCACCGCGACGGCGACCTCCTCGCCACCGGCTGCGACGACAGCCTCGTACGGCTCTGGCAGGCCCGCGAGGGCCACCTCACGGCCGAACTCGCCGGCCACGACGACCGCGTGTACGGCGTCGCCTTCGGCCCCGGCGACGCCTGGCTCGCCAGCGCCTCCTGGGACGGCACGGTCATCGTCTGGCGCGACGGAGAGGCCCGGCTGCGGCTGCGCGCCGGCGCCGGGAAGCTGTGGACGGTCGCCGCGCACCCGACCCGGCCCGTCGTCGCCGCCGCGGGCGACCAGCGGAACGTCACGCTGTGGAACGCCGACAGCGGAGCCCCGCTCGCCGAACTGACCGGCCACACCGGGCGGATCCTGTCCATCGCGTTCAGCCCCGACGGCACCGCCCTCGCCAGCGGCGCCGAGGACGGCACCGTACGGCTCTGGAACCTGCCCGCCGGCGGAGGGGCGCCGTCCCCGCGGGCCACCCTCATCGGCGTACCGGACGGGTGGGCGACGCTGACCCCGTCCGGCGGGTACAAATACGAGGGCGACGTGGCGGGGGAGTTCTGGCACGTCGTCGGCATGTTCCGGTTCGCGCCCGGAGAGTTGGACGACCACCTGCCCGGAGTGCGCAGGATGCCGCTCGGCGAGGAACTGTGA
- a CDS encoding VWA domain-containing protein, whose product MPVSLRKIEETAPALVSLYKSAGVSLRKHGLDGERAAVYLVMDYSGSMRPYYNDGSVQALADRVLGLSAHLDDDGRVPVVFFSTDVDAETEMELAGHEGRIGRIVAGLGHMGKTSYHLAMDAVIDHYLDSGATAPALVVFQTDGGPINKLAAERYLCKAASLPLFWQFIGFGDPHSRQFDFLRKLDELPVPARRPVDNAGFFPAGVDPRRVPDQELYDRLVGGFPAWLAAARAAGIIRA is encoded by the coding sequence GTGCCCGTCAGCCTGCGGAAGATCGAGGAGACCGCGCCCGCGCTGGTCAGCCTGTACAAGAGCGCCGGGGTCTCGCTGCGCAAGCACGGACTCGACGGGGAGCGCGCCGCGGTCTACCTCGTGATGGACTACTCCGGCTCGATGCGGCCGTACTACAACGACGGCAGCGTCCAGGCCCTCGCCGACCGGGTGCTGGGGCTGTCCGCCCACCTCGACGACGACGGCCGCGTCCCCGTCGTCTTCTTCTCCACGGACGTCGACGCCGAGACCGAGATGGAACTCGCCGGGCACGAGGGCCGGATCGGCCGGATCGTCGCCGGCCTCGGCCACATGGGGAAGACCAGCTACCACCTGGCGATGGACGCCGTCATCGACCACTACCTCGACAGCGGGGCCACCGCCCCCGCGCTCGTGGTGTTCCAGACGGACGGCGGACCCATCAACAAGCTCGCGGCCGAGCGGTACCTGTGCAAGGCCGCGAGCCTCCCCCTCTTCTGGCAGTTCATCGGCTTCGGCGACCCGCACAGCCGCCAGTTCGACTTCCTGCGCAAGCTGGACGAACTGCCCGTCCCGGCCAGGCGGCCCGTCGACAACGCGGGCTTCTTCCCCGCCGGCGTGGACCCCCGGCGCGTTCCCGACCAGGAGCTGTACGACCGGCTCGTCGGCGGGTTCCCGGCGTGGCTGGCGGCGGCCCGCGCGGCAGGAATCATCCGCGCGTGA
- a CDS encoding TetR/AcrR family transcriptional regulator, protein MPNKNKPPAAAAAPPERRSEILAIAAEVFAAQGYNATTVRRIADAAGMLAGSLYYHFDSKESMVDEILSGFLGELWARYDAVLDARLGPRETIEALVTESFREIDRHRAAVAIYQKESRHLAALPRFRYLTDSQTRFERAWLGTLERGVAEHVFRADLDVRLTYRFVRDTVWVAASWYRPGGLHSPEEIARQYLSMVLDGIAVRT, encoded by the coding sequence GTGCCGAACAAGAACAAGCCCCCGGCGGCCGCCGCCGCGCCGCCGGAACGGCGCTCCGAGATCCTCGCCATCGCCGCCGAGGTCTTCGCCGCCCAGGGGTACAACGCGACGACCGTCCGCCGGATCGCGGATGCCGCCGGCATGCTCGCCGGCAGCCTCTACTACCACTTCGACTCCAAGGAGTCGATGGTCGACGAGATCCTCTCCGGCTTCCTCGGGGAGCTGTGGGCCCGGTACGACGCCGTGCTCGACGCGCGGCTCGGCCCGAGGGAGACCATCGAGGCCCTCGTCACCGAGTCGTTCCGGGAGATCGACCGGCACCGCGCGGCCGTGGCGATCTACCAGAAGGAGTCCCGGCACCTGGCCGCCCTGCCCCGCTTCCGGTACCTGACCGACTCGCAGACCCGGTTCGAGAGGGCCTGGCTGGGGACGCTGGAGCGGGGCGTCGCCGAGCACGTCTTCCGCGCGGACCTGGACGTCCGGCTCACCTACCGGTTCGTCCGGGACACGGTGTGGGTCGCCGCGTCCTGGTACCGGCCGGGCGGCCTGCACAGCCCGGAGGAGATCGCCCGCCAGTACCTGTCGATGGTGCTGGACGGGATCGCCGTACGCACCTGA
- a CDS encoding acyl-CoA dehydrogenase, with translation MTFRLTTEQQDFARALDAMLKAADAPAAARAWAAGDPSPGRAVHHRLAVAGVFALAVPEAYEGVGVHPVELALACAAAGRHAVPGPVVETVAGAALLARLAELGEDGPAKRLLPAVASGGAVVTLATRESGGYALDADAADAVLVVVGDELRLARGWEPVRVSADPVRRLARPAPGGELLAAGDRVTRATRYAAVWAALATAAQALGVGGALLDRTVAYVRQRHQFGVPVGSFQAVRHRLADTVLDLEFARPLLYGAALTLRTADVAAAKVAAGEAAYAAARTALQLHGAIGYTDELDLSLWLRKARPLRDAWGTPSWCRAQVLAP, from the coding sequence ATGACCTTCCGTCTCACCACCGAGCAACAGGACTTCGCCCGCGCCCTGGACGCGATGCTGAAGGCCGCCGACGCTCCGGCGGCGGCGCGGGCGTGGGCCGCGGGCGACCCGTCGCCGGGGCGCGCGGTGCACCACCGGCTCGCCGTCGCGGGGGTGTTCGCGCTGGCCGTGCCGGAGGCGTACGAGGGGGTGGGCGTCCACCCGGTCGAACTGGCCCTGGCGTGCGCGGCGGCGGGGCGGCACGCGGTGCCCGGGCCCGTCGTGGAGACGGTCGCGGGGGCCGCGCTGCTGGCCCGGCTGGCGGAGCTGGGCGAGGACGGCCCGGCGAAACGGCTGCTGCCCGCCGTCGCGTCGGGCGGGGCCGTGGTGACGCTGGCGACACGGGAGTCGGGCGGGTACGCGCTGGACGCCGACGCGGCGGACGCGGTGCTGGTGGTCGTGGGCGACGAGCTGCGGCTCGCGCGCGGGTGGGAGCCCGTGCGGGTCTCCGCCGACCCGGTGCGGCGCCTCGCCCGGCCGGCGCCGGGCGGGGAGCTGCTGGCGGCCGGGGACCGGGTGACCCGCGCCACCCGGTACGCGGCCGTGTGGGCGGCGCTGGCCACGGCGGCGCAGGCGCTGGGGGTGGGCGGGGCGCTGCTGGACCGCACGGTGGCGTACGTGCGGCAGCGCCACCAGTTCGGGGTGCCGGTCGGCTCCTTCCAGGCGGTGCGGCACCGGCTCGCGGACACGGTGCTGGACCTGGAGTTCGCGCGGCCGCTGCTGTACGGGGCGGCGCTGACGCTGCGTACCGCGGATGTCGCCGCGGCGAAGGTGGCGGCGGGTGAGGCGGCGTATGCGGCGGCCCGCACGGCCCTGCAGCTGCACGGCGCGATCGGCTACACCGACGAGCTGGACCTCTCCTTGTGGCTCCGCAAGGCCCGCCCGTTACGCGACGCGTGGGGCACGCCGTCCTGGTGCCGCGCCCAAGTACTCGCGCCCTGA